The following coding sequences are from one Candidatus Zixiibacteriota bacterium window:
- a CDS encoding redox-sensing transcriptional repressor Rex, producing the protein MDEILEPTPRKRISESTIHRLSLYFRALSILEKENYETVSSKELARREKLTPAQVRKDLSFFGSFGTRGLGYPVADLKAKVSRILGIDRVWRVALIGIGNIGSALVSYKEFIKQGFHIVKLFDNDQRKIGSNHKGIIVSDIKNLKEELLEDRIEMVVIAVPATVAQYMVDDVVRADVKAILNFAPINLKVPVDVHVRNENMAMELEYLSFAMVNNHLPKGAGKS; encoded by the coding sequence ATGGATGAGATTTTAGAACCGACGCCTCGAAAGAGAATTTCAGAATCTACGATTCATCGCTTGTCGCTGTACTTCCGAGCGCTTTCTATTCTTGAGAAAGAGAACTACGAGACTGTTTCCTCCAAGGAGTTGGCCCGACGTGAGAAACTCACACCGGCTCAGGTGCGCAAGGACCTGTCATTCTTCGGATCATTCGGCACGCGCGGACTGGGCTACCCGGTGGCTGATCTCAAAGCCAAAGTGTCTCGGATTCTGGGCATCGATCGCGTCTGGCGGGTGGCTCTGATCGGCATCGGCAACATTGGATCGGCTCTGGTCAGTTACAAGGAATTCATCAAACAGGGGTTCCATATCGTCAAGCTGTTCGACAACGATCAACGCAAGATCGGATCGAACCATAAAGGGATTATTGTATCGGATATCAAGAACCTCAAAGAGGAGCTGTTGGAAGATCGTATCGAAATGGTCGTCATCGCAGTGCCGGCTACGGTGGCGCAGTATATGGTCGATGATGTGGTTCGGGCCGATGTCAAGGCGATCCTGAATTTCGCCCCGATAAACCTGAAAGTGCCCGTCGATGTTCACGTTCGCAACGAGAACATGGCCATGGAACTTGAGTATCTGTCTTTTGCGATGGTCAACAACCATTTGCCAAAAGGAGCCGGCAAAAGTTAA
- a CDS encoding tetratricopeptide repeat protein codes for MMNRRKYSRPLAVWLLAVLVLTGASLYGQDSLQIYLDKGAELLAERNYQGGMDAYQNALRLDPNNYIAIKNIGRSFAQLDDTKQAQAFLERAYKIDPLDPQVCNNLGAVFAANANSGEAIRYFEQAVAIDSTNEMYITNLGQEYSRLGRIGKALPLMRQAWALNQKNSMIPYTLGNCFAATQTYDSAEYYYLRSASLGGRPAELYYRLGTVQNRLGKTLKASEAFVEALKRQPDFRECRQSLAMLFLADKQYKAAVQEFGVLCDADSAFYPAWIGYGTALAMDGRPEESDQVLSHLFAVDSSLGYKMLEVINLQRQ; via the coding sequence ATGATGAACAGACGGAAATACAGCAGGCCGTTGGCAGTTTGGTTGTTGGCCGTGCTTGTCTTGACCGGCGCAAGCCTCTATGGACAGGACTCGCTTCAGATATACCTGGATAAAGGGGCAGAACTGTTGGCCGAACGGAATTACCAGGGGGGCATGGACGCTTACCAGAATGCGCTGCGGCTTGATCCCAACAACTATATCGCAATCAAGAACATTGGCCGAAGTTTCGCCCAGCTTGACGACACGAAACAAGCTCAGGCGTTTCTGGAACGGGCCTACAAGATCGACCCGCTCGACCCCCAGGTGTGCAACAATCTGGGCGCGGTGTTTGCCGCCAATGCTAACTCCGGCGAAGCTATTCGGTACTTCGAACAAGCGGTGGCTATCGACTCCACCAACGAAATGTACATCACCAATCTGGGCCAGGAGTACTCGCGCCTGGGGCGGATCGGCAAAGCTCTGCCGCTGATGCGACAAGCCTGGGCGCTCAATCAGAAAAACTCCATGATTCCCTACACTCTGGGCAACTGTTTCGCTGCCACTCAAACCTACGACTCAGCCGAATACTATTACCTACGCTCAGCCAGTTTGGGTGGTCGCCCGGCTGAATTGTATTATCGTCTTGGCACGGTTCAGAACCGCTTGGGCAAAACATTGAAGGCTTCGGAAGCGTTTGTCGAGGCGCTGAAACGTCAGCCCGATTTCAGGGAATGTCGTCAGTCGTTGGCTATGCTATTCCTGGCCGATAAACAATACAAGGCGGCGGTTCAGGAGTTCGGAGTTCTTTGCGATGCCGACAGCGCTTTCTACCCGGCCTGGATCGGCTACGGCACGGCCTTGGCCATGGATGGACGGCCCGAGGAATCAGACC